A DNA window from Panthera tigris isolate Pti1 chromosome X, P.tigris_Pti1_mat1.1, whole genome shotgun sequence contains the following coding sequences:
- the LOC122235538 gene encoding melanoma-associated antigen 9-like yields MAGAPGSQSHQGSSSPDEEGSSTWGAPAGAQASLPDALRVKVAGLVLLLLLKYRTKQPTTRAEMLAAVSRDDRDRFPVIFRRACEYLQLVFGVDVKEVDPREHSYVLVSILGLSCDGTPSGRDGMPKTSLLVLVLWVILLEDDRAPEEAVWEALGVMGVYAGREHVFYGEPRELLTEVWVQEGYLEYRQVPGSEPARYEFLWGPRAHAETSGAQVLQHILAVNSRQPGVSVSVRRGCEP; encoded by the coding sequence atGGCAGGCGCTCCGGGGAGCCAGTCCCACCAGGGCTCCAGCAGCCCCGATGAGGAGGGGTCGAGCACCTGGGGGGCCCCGGCAGGGGCCCAGGCCTCGCTCCCAGATGCGCTCCGCGTGAAGGTGGCCGgcctggtgctgctgctgctcctcaaGTATCGCACCAAGCAGCCGACCACACGGGCGGAGATGCTGGCGGCGGTCAGCCGAGATGACCGGGACCGCTTCCCCGTGATCTTCCGCCGAGCCTGCGAGTATCTGCAGCTGGTCTTTGGAGTCGACGTGAAGGAAGTGGACCCCCGCGAGCACTCCTACGTCCTGGTCAGCATCCTGGGCCTCAGCTGCGATGGGACGCCGAGTGGTAGGGACGGCATGCCCAAGACCAGCCTCCTGGTGCTGGTCCTGTGGGTGATCCTCCTGGAGGACGACCGTGCCCCTGAGGAGGCGGTGTGGGAAGCGCTGGGGGTCATGGGGGTGTATGCCGGCAGGGAGCACGTATTCTATGGGGAGCCCAGGGAGCTGCTGACCGAAGTCTGGGTGCAGGAAGGGTACCTGGAGTACCGGCAGGTGCCCGGCAGCGAGCCCGCACGCTACGAGTTCCTGTGGGGTCCCAGGGCCCACGCAGAAACCAGCGGCGCGCAGGTGCTGCAGCACATCCTCGCGGTCAACAGCAGGCAGCCCGGGGTCTCCGTGTCTGTCCGAAGAGGCTGTGAGCCATGA